In the genome of Strix uralensis isolate ZFMK-TIS-50842 unplaced genomic scaffold, bStrUra1 scaffold_149, whole genome shotgun sequence, one region contains:
- the LOC141938564 gene encoding syncytin-2-like: protein MTCTLSNHGHSPTTMPALAGFLLGVFGLCWNLHQAEGWVVPQPKQNIWVTLANMTHQETLCLSTANPENPFSTCLVGVPVDTWPIPQTLQAFSLCNSSKNCTDNWDGVYSHLPQVTQEPQELELLGSVIMDACVFFNYSYNTTRRGQNVNATNAAYHNSTAWCNYTSTNISRSFAVPLALPPGVFLICGDRAWGGVPSKLNGGPCSLGRLTLLTPNVSMILNMTRKHKRVPRTVHRFESSCRDNVEFWNPGQIITASILAPGVGVANALTTLNKLGCWLSKQTNATSLALSGLLTDVDSVRHATLQNRAAIDFLLLAQGHGCEDFEGMCCMNLSDHSESIFKSIQQLKDGVRRLTEEDGLDWLTRMFKGWGLSGWLISLVKTVGVMILVIVTVLLMLPCLVSLLQRALQKTVSAIFLAQIQKGGIVGGGSGSASSLTEEEFNLEDIPVYP from the exons atgacgtgcacgctgtcaaatcatggacattcaccgactaca atgccggccctcgctgggttcctgctcggtgtgttcggcctgtgctggaacctgcatcaggctgaaggatgggtagttccacaacccaagcagaatatctgggtaactttggcaaatatgacacatcaagaaaccttgtgcctttctactgcgaacccggaaaatccattctccacctgtttggtgggagtgccagtagacacatggccaatcccacaaacccttcaggctttctctctttgcaactcttcaaaaaattgtacagataattgggatggtgtatatagtcaccttccacaggttacgcaagaaccccaagagctagagttgctaggctctgttataatggatgcttgtgtgttttttaattactcctataacaccacacggagagggcaaaatgtgaatgcaactaatgctgcttatcataattcaactgcttggtgcaattatacttcgactaacatctcacgatcttttgctgttcctcttgcattacctcctggtgtgtttctaatctgtggagatcgtgcctggggaggcgtcccatctaaactgaatggaggcccgtgtagcctcggacgtctcacgttattaacaccaaatgtgtcaatgattctgaatatgactcgaaaacataagcgagtcccaaggaccgttcatcggtttgaaagttcttgtcgagataacgttgaattctggaatccaggccagatcataacggcctccatattggcaccaggagttggtgttgcaaatgccttaacgactttgaataagttgggatgttggcttagcaaacagactaatgctacttctttagctttaagtggtcttttaactgatgttgatagtgttagacatgctactttacagaacagggctgcaattgactttttgcttttagcgcaaggacatggatgtgaagattttgaaggaatgtgttgcatgaatttgtctgaccactcagaatctatttttaaaagtatacagcagctgaaggatggtgtgaggcgtctaacagaagaggacggattggattggcttacaaggatgtttaaaggatggggactttctggatggttgatatctctggtcaaaactgtgggggtcatgatcttggtaattgtgactgtgcttttgatgttgccatgtcttgtcagtcttctgcaaagggccctgcagaagactgtttctgcaatatttctagcacaaatacaaaaagggggaattgtcgggggaggcagcgggtctgcctctagtctaactgaagaagaatttaaccttgaagacattccagtgtatccatga